The genomic window AGTTATTTTTAAAATATTTTTAATTTATATTTTATAATGTTAATGAATTTTATTAATAATTAATTTTTTTATTTTTAAATAATATAGATATCAATTTTATTATAGGAATTTTAATGTTATGTACTTTAAGTCGTTCTCCTACTAAATTTGAATTATTTGCATTATTACGTTTTGTAACGAAAGATGATGTTATTTTGTTATTACAAGATGGAGTATTATCTGGATTAATTAATAATATTCATTATAAATTATTATTAAATACTTCTATATCTATATATGCATTAGAAGAAGATATAAAAGCAAGGGGATTAATGAATTTCGTTTCACACAAAATTATTATTATTAAGTATAGTAATTTCGTAGAATTGACTGAAAAACATTATAATCAAATAGCATGGTAATTAAAATATATATATTATATTTAATTATATTCATTAAAATATATATTTTATATAATTTTTATTATATTTATAAATTAATAAATAAAATATTTTATAAAATACATAAAAATAAAATTAGGAGTATTTTAAATGGCAACAATTAATCAATTAGTACGTAAACCACGTTCTATGAAGGTTATTAAAAGTAAAGTGCCAGCATTAGAGTCTTGTCCTCAAAAACGTGGTGTATGTATTCGTGTATATACTACTACACCTAAAAAACCAAATTCTGCATTAAGAAAAGTATGTCGTGTACGTTTAACTAATGGTTTTGAGGTAACTGCTTATATTGGTGGTGAAGGTCATAATTTACAAGAACATTCTGTAATTTTAATTCGGGGTGGTCGTGTAAAAGATTTGCCTGGAGTAAGATATCATACAATTCGTGGTGCACTTGATTGTTCAGGTGTTAAAGAGCGTAAACAAGCACGTTCTAAATATGGTGTTAAAAAATCAAAAGTTTAATCGTTCTTCGTTAATAAAGATCAATATTTTATTTTAATATTTTAAAAATTTATAAATTTTTAAATAAGTATAAAAGTAACGGAGTATTTTATGCCACGTCGTCGTATAATTAATCAACGTAAAATTTTACCTGATCCTAAATTTGGATCTGAAATTTTAGCTAAATTTATAAATATTTTAATGGTAAATGGTAAAAAATCTATTGCTGAATATATTGTATATTCTGCTTTAGAAAATTTATCTAAACGTTCTAAAAAAAATCATTTAGAAGTGTTTGATATTGCTCTTGATAATGTACGTCCAACAGTAGAGGTTAAATCTCGTCGTGTTGGTGGTTCTACTTATCAGGTACCAGTAGAAGTACGTCCAGTTCGTCGTAATGCTCTTGCAATGCGTTGGATTATTGATGCTGCACGTAAACGTGTTGATAAATCTATGTTTTTAAGATTAGCAAATGAATTATTTGATGCATCAGAAAATAAAGGTTCTTCTGTTAAAAAACGTGAAGAAGTTCATCGTATGGCTGAAGCTAATAAAGCATTTGCTCATTATCGTTGGTGATTTTTTATATAATAATTGTATTAATTAATTAGATAATTAAAATTATTTTTGAAATTTTAATTTATTAAAATACTTTAAG from Serratia symbiotica includes these protein-coding regions:
- the tusB gene encoding Protein TusB; translated protein: MLCTLSRSPTKFELFALLRFVTKDDVILLLQDGVLSGLINNIHYKLLLNTSISIYALEEDIKARGLMNFVSHKIIIIKYSNFVELTEKHYNQIAW
- the rpsL gene encoding 30S ribosomal protein S12 — encoded protein: MATINQLVRKPRSMKVIKSKVPALESCPQKRGVCIRVYTTTPKKPNSALRKVCRVRLTNGFEVTAYIGGEGHNLQEHSVILIRGGRVKDLPGVRYHTIRGALDCSGVKERKQARSKYGVKKSKV
- the rpsG gene encoding 30S ribosomal protein S7, with protein sequence MPRRRIINQRKILPDPKFGSEILAKFINILMVNGKKSIAEYIVYSALENLSKRSKKNHLEVFDIALDNVRPTVEVKSRRVGGSTYQVPVEVRPVRRNALAMRWIIDAARKRVDKSMFLRLANELFDASENKGSSVKKREEVHRMAEANKAFAHYRW